One Tomitella gaofuii DNA segment encodes these proteins:
- the argH gene encoding argininosuccinate lyase — MENPGNTHEDAHGTNEGALWGGRFASGPAEAMAALSKSTHFDWVLAPYDVRASQAHTDVLHRAGLLSDADHAEMLRGLRQLADDVASGDFGPAASDEDVHGALERGLIARVGPEVGGRLRAGRSRNDQVATLFRMWLREAARRVAAGVLDVVAALADQADAHMGAPMPGRTHLQHAQPILLSHHLLAHAHPLLRDVQRLADLDGRLAVSPYGSGALAGSSLGLDPEAIAADLGFASSSENSIDGTAARDFAAEAAFVLAMIAVDLSRLSEEIITWSTAEFGYVTLADAWSTGSSIMPQKKNPDVAELVRGKTGRLIGNLTGLMATLKAQPLAYNRDLQEDKEPVFDSVAQLELLLPAVTGLVSTLEFHEERMAALAPAGFTLATDIAEWLVRQGVPFRVAHEAAGGCVRAAEEKGVGLDGLSDDELAAVDPHLTPDVRGVLSVGGSIASRDAKGGTAEARVTEQLAGVRETLSSLRRELAHSGS, encoded by the coding sequence GTGGAGAATCCCGGCAACACGCACGAGGACGCGCACGGCACCAACGAGGGGGCGCTGTGGGGCGGCCGCTTCGCCTCGGGCCCGGCGGAGGCGATGGCCGCGCTGAGTAAGTCGACGCATTTCGACTGGGTCCTGGCCCCGTACGACGTGCGCGCTTCGCAGGCGCACACCGACGTGCTCCACCGCGCCGGGCTGCTCTCCGACGCCGACCACGCGGAGATGCTCCGGGGGTTGCGGCAGCTGGCCGACGACGTCGCCTCCGGCGATTTCGGCCCGGCCGCATCCGATGAGGACGTGCACGGCGCCCTCGAGCGCGGTCTCATCGCCCGCGTCGGTCCCGAGGTGGGCGGGCGGCTGCGCGCGGGCCGTTCGCGCAACGACCAGGTGGCGACGCTGTTCCGGATGTGGCTGCGGGAGGCCGCGCGGCGGGTCGCCGCCGGTGTGCTCGACGTGGTGGCCGCGCTGGCCGATCAGGCCGACGCGCACATGGGCGCGCCGATGCCGGGGCGCACACACCTGCAGCACGCGCAGCCGATCCTGCTTTCGCATCACCTGCTGGCGCACGCGCACCCGCTTCTGCGGGATGTGCAGCGGCTGGCGGATCTCGACGGGCGGCTGGCGGTGTCCCCGTACGGCTCGGGCGCGCTCGCCGGGTCGTCCCTGGGGCTGGATCCGGAGGCGATCGCGGCCGACCTCGGCTTCGCGTCGTCCTCGGAGAACTCCATCGACGGCACCGCCGCGCGCGACTTCGCCGCCGAGGCGGCCTTCGTCCTCGCGATGATCGCGGTGGATCTCTCGCGGCTGTCCGAAGAGATCATCACCTGGTCCACCGCGGAGTTCGGATACGTCACCCTGGCCGACGCCTGGTCCACCGGTTCGTCGATCATGCCGCAGAAGAAGAACCCCGACGTCGCCGAGCTGGTGCGCGGCAAGACGGGGCGGCTCATCGGCAACCTGACCGGCCTCATGGCCACCCTCAAGGCGCAACCGCTGGCCTACAATCGCGACCTGCAGGAGGACAAGGAACCGGTGTTCGATTCGGTGGCGCAGCTGGAGCTGCTGCTGCCGGCGGTGACCGGCCTCGTCTCCACGCTGGAGTTCCACGAGGAGCGGATGGCCGCGCTGGCCCCGGCCGGTTTCACCCTCGCGACGGACATCGCCGAGTGGCTGGTGCGGCAGGGCGTCCCGTTCCGGGTGGCGCACGAGGCCGCCGGCGGATGCGTCCGTGCCGCGGAGGAGAAGGGCGTGGGCCTGGACGGCCTGTCCGACGACGAACTCGCCGCCGTCGACCCCCATCTCACGCCCGACGTGCGCGGGGTGCTGTCGGTGGGCGGGTCGATCGCCTCGCGCGACGCGAAGGGCGGTACCGCGGAGGCGCGCGTCACCGAACAGCTCGCAGGCGTACGTGAGACACTTTCATCGTTGCGGCGCGAGCTGGCGCACAGCGGTTCCTGA
- a CDS encoding argininosuccinate synthase: MAERVVLAYSGGLDTSVAISWIGKETGKEVVAVAIDLGQGGEDMETVRQRALDCGAVESVVVDARDEFADEYCLPTIAANGLYMDRYPLVSAISRPLIVKHLVEAARSHGGTTVAHGCTGKGNDQVRFEVGFASLAPDLDVIAPVRDYAWTREKAIAFAEQNDIPINVTKKSPFSIDQNVWGRAVETGFLEDLWNAPTKDVYSYTEDPTINWQAPDELIISFDKGRPVAIDGRPVSVLDAIEELNRRAGAQGVGRLDVVEDRLVGIKSREIYEAPGAMVLITAHQELEHVTLERELGRFKRQTEQRWGELVYDGLWFSPLKTALDAFVDKTQERVSGDIRLVLHGGGITVNGRRSGESLYDFNLATYDEGDSFDQSSAKGFVQIHGLSSKVAAKRDLGL; encoded by the coding sequence ATGGCTGAGCGCGTGGTTCTCGCCTATTCGGGCGGGCTGGACACCTCGGTGGCCATCAGCTGGATCGGCAAGGAGACCGGCAAGGAGGTCGTCGCCGTGGCGATCGACCTCGGCCAGGGCGGCGAGGACATGGAGACGGTGCGGCAGCGCGCACTGGACTGCGGCGCCGTCGAATCGGTCGTGGTGGACGCCCGCGACGAGTTCGCGGACGAGTACTGCCTGCCCACGATCGCCGCCAACGGGCTGTACATGGACCGGTATCCGCTGGTCTCGGCCATCAGCCGGCCGTTGATCGTCAAGCACCTCGTCGAGGCGGCCCGGTCGCACGGCGGCACCACGGTGGCGCACGGCTGCACCGGCAAGGGCAACGACCAGGTGCGCTTCGAGGTGGGCTTCGCCTCCCTCGCCCCCGACCTCGACGTCATCGCCCCGGTGCGCGACTACGCCTGGACCCGGGAGAAGGCGATCGCCTTCGCCGAGCAGAACGACATCCCGATCAACGTCACCAAGAAGTCGCCGTTCTCGATCGACCAGAACGTGTGGGGCCGCGCGGTGGAGACGGGCTTCCTCGAGGACCTGTGGAACGCGCCCACCAAGGACGTCTACAGCTACACCGAGGACCCCACCATCAACTGGCAGGCGCCGGACGAGCTGATCATCTCCTTCGACAAAGGCCGCCCGGTGGCGATCGACGGCCGCCCCGTGTCGGTCCTGGACGCGATCGAGGAGCTCAACCGCCGCGCGGGCGCGCAGGGCGTGGGCCGCCTCGACGTGGTCGAGGACCGTCTCGTCGGCATCAAGAGCCGCGAGATCTACGAGGCGCCCGGCGCGATGGTGCTCATCACCGCGCACCAGGAACTCGAGCACGTCACCCTCGAGCGCGAGCTGGGCCGCTTCAAGCGGCAGACCGAGCAGCGCTGGGGCGAGCTGGTGTATGACGGCCTGTGGTTCTCGCCGCTCAAGACGGCGCTCGACGCGTTCGTCGACAAGACGCAGGAGCGCGTCTCGGGAGACATCCGCCTGGTCCTGCACGGCGGCGGGATCACGGTGAACGGCCGGCGCAGCGGCGAGTCGCTCTACGACTTCAACCTGGCCACCTACGACGAGGGCGACTCGTTCGACCAGTCGTCCGCCAAGGGCTTCGTCCAGATCCACGGTCTGTCGAGCAAGGTGGCGGCGAAGCGCGACCTGGGCCTGTAG
- a CDS encoding arginine repressor, translating into MSEEPRPAATRAARQARIVSILTAHQVRSQPELQALLAKDGIGATQATISRDLDDLGAVKLRGVDGGVGVYVVPEDGSPVRGAVGGTDRLARLLGELLVSADASGNIAVLRTPPGAASFLASALDRAGLPEVVGTIAGDDTIAVIARDPTTGVELADRLSALTGR; encoded by the coding sequence ATGAGCGAGGAACCGCGCCCGGCCGCGACGCGCGCCGCACGGCAGGCCAGGATCGTGTCGATCCTGACCGCCCACCAGGTGCGCAGTCAGCCGGAGTTGCAGGCGCTGCTCGCGAAGGACGGCATCGGGGCGACGCAGGCGACGATCTCCCGTGACCTCGACGATCTGGGCGCCGTCAAGCTGCGCGGTGTCGACGGCGGGGTGGGCGTCTACGTGGTGCCGGAGGACGGCAGCCCGGTGCGCGGGGCGGTCGGCGGCACCGACCGGTTGGCGCGGCTGCTGGGCGAGCTCTTGGTCTCCGCGGACGCGAGCGGCAACATCGCGGTGCTGCGCACCCCGCCGGGCGCGGCCTCGTTTCTGGCGAGCGCCCTCGACCGCGCCGGGCTGCCGGAGGTCGTGGGCACCATCGCCGGCGACGACACCATCGCGGTGATCGCGCGCGACCCCACGACAGGCGTGGAACTGGCGGACCGCCTGAGTGCGCTCACGGGGCGGTGA